One genomic segment of Coraliomargarita parva includes these proteins:
- a CDS encoding superoxide dismutase, Ni, translating into MKLLPTSLFAVAAVLAPATFILPQQASAHCQIPCGIYHDSARVAAMLEDAQTVAKACTLVGELAGKTDAQSQQQLVRWVTNKEAHAQKVIATISDYFLTQRVKPSQDDYAERLQKHHAVILAAMKAKQNADGSYAEALTEAIQALRAYYPEHMH; encoded by the coding sequence ATGAAACTACTACCAACCTCCCTCTTCGCCGTGGCCGCAGTGCTGGCTCCGGCAACCTTCATTCTTCCACAACAGGCTTCGGCTCACTGCCAAATTCCCTGCGGGATCTATCACGACTCCGCACGGGTGGCCGCCATGCTGGAAGACGCCCAAACCGTAGCCAAAGCCTGCACCCTGGTCGGCGAGCTGGCCGGTAAAACCGATGCCCAGTCGCAGCAGCAACTGGTGCGCTGGGTCACCAACAAGGAAGCGCATGCCCAGAAGGTGATTGCCACGATCAGCGATTATTTTCTCACCCAGCGGGTCAAACCCAGTCAGGATGATTATGCCGAGCGTCTTCAAAAGCATCATGCCGTCATTCTGGCCGCCATGAAGGCCAAGCAAAATGCGGACGGCAGCTATGCGGAGGCCTTGACCGAAGCGATTCAAGCCCTGCGAGCATACTATCCCGAACACATGCATTAA
- a CDS encoding aldose 1-epimerase family protein: MATLFQETLLDSETNLSTDEYIIDASVVPAGSGAAWSVRKYTLRGGLQEGVDVVEIDNGKLRFAVLPTRGMGILKAGCGDVRLGWDSPVKDPVHPSFVNLQDRGGLGWLRGFNEWIVRCGLSSMGAPGTDVMFDNNGNPSEEFLTLHGKIANLPARKLAIEITDEAIILRGEVDETMLFGPALRLNTEIRTSFASAALSITDTVTNIGRNATEHQLLYHINQGGPILEKGARVMLPYKQVAPRDARAAEGIAGFDRYDGPVAGFVEQAYFFELAGKRGTQESLAMLRNAKGNQASVLRYSLKDFPCFTLWKNTAALEDGYVTGLEPATAYPSARSFERSKGRVITLQGGESRTTSLSVEALDTRKAVQAVEKEIQALQKRVQPKVHAQPIAKFSDV, translated from the coding sequence TCGGAGACAAACTTATCGACCGACGAGTATATTATTGATGCCTCGGTCGTCCCTGCAGGCAGCGGTGCGGCTTGGTCCGTGCGTAAATACACCCTGAGGGGCGGACTGCAGGAGGGGGTCGATGTCGTCGAGATCGACAACGGCAAGCTGCGCTTCGCGGTGTTGCCCACCCGTGGCATGGGGATTCTCAAAGCGGGCTGCGGCGACGTCCGCTTGGGCTGGGATTCTCCGGTCAAAGATCCGGTGCACCCGTCCTTCGTGAACTTACAGGACCGTGGCGGACTCGGTTGGCTGCGAGGCTTCAATGAGTGGATCGTACGCTGCGGCTTGAGCAGTATGGGCGCACCGGGCACCGACGTGATGTTTGATAACAACGGGAATCCGTCCGAAGAATTCCTGACCCTCCACGGTAAGATTGCCAATTTGCCGGCGAGAAAACTGGCGATCGAAATTACGGACGAGGCCATCATCCTGCGCGGCGAAGTCGACGAAACCATGCTCTTCGGCCCCGCTCTCCGGCTCAACACCGAGATCCGGACCTCCTTTGCTTCCGCGGCGCTGTCGATTACCGATACGGTCACGAATATCGGCCGGAATGCGACCGAGCACCAACTCTTGTATCATATCAACCAGGGCGGGCCGATCCTGGAGAAGGGCGCGCGCGTGATGCTGCCCTACAAGCAGGTGGCACCCCGGGATGCCCGTGCCGCCGAAGGAATCGCCGGTTTTGACCGTTATGACGGACCGGTCGCCGGCTTTGTCGAACAAGCTTACTTTTTCGAGTTGGCAGGCAAGCGCGGCACTCAGGAAAGCCTCGCCATGCTGCGAAATGCCAAAGGCAACCAAGCTTCCGTGCTGCGCTATAGCTTGAAGGACTTTCCCTGCTTCACGCTTTGGAAAAATACGGCCGCCCTCGAAGACGGTTATGTGACCGGTTTGGAGCCGGCGACCGCCTATCCGTCGGCACGTAGCTTCGAGCGCAGCAAGGGCCGTGTCATTACCCTGCAAGGAGGCGAGTCCCGTACGACAAGCTTAAGCGTGGAAGCACTGGATACCCGCAAGGCGGTCCAAGCCGTGGAGAAGGAAATACAGGCGCTGCAGAAGCGTGTGCAGCCTAAGGTACACGCTCAACCGATCGCCAAATTTTCAGACGTCTAG